In a genomic window of Oncorhynchus keta strain PuntledgeMale-10-30-2019 chromosome 26, Oket_V2, whole genome shotgun sequence:
- the haus8 gene encoding HAUS augmin-like complex subunit 8 translates to MASRRVSSVPKSQKLTIGDSKSSKAVIENSKSNNSGTGNPSKAKGNSSGNGNKTKSGGTIVKSRYLQPVEKASLTKNNSLTNESTLVPPRPASPKPVGVKPRVGSPTRRSMAPQSLRNPTPMMSSVLEPSQLGRSILQSTILDGHCLRPDFDVSAIKDKTVLQNAAVEPERNDEHEKRLLEMQTFLLAYLTAKMENNSQKLKAEAEGHIIAVMEEEELLRKEVHEKKRQYLLLEKNKQLDDLLDLQITALTPVANAAKQFTQEYKSFATAVDTTRHELPVKNFYMDGDRMTFLDKATASLKESEEVLLQCTQGPHRGNEKSAECLRGMKTAAQDISKQLSGGFSELLELSSLVSRQTVQIQQALEEEQLGLTRVQELYCPKQ, encoded by the exons ATGGCGTCAAGAAGAGTGTCATCGGTTCCTAAAAGTCAGAAACTTACCATTGGAGATTCAAAAAG TTCCAAAGCTGTGATTGAAAACAGCAAGAGCAACAACAGTGGAACTGGAAACCCCAGCAAAGCCAAAGGCAACAGCAGTGGGAATGGAAATAAAACAAAAT CTGGTGGTACAATAGTGAAGTCTCGATATCTACAACCTGTTGAAAAGGCTTCTCTAACCAAG AACAATTCACTCACCAATGAGTCCACCCTTGTGCCACCAAGGCCTGCCTCACCTAAACCGGTTGGTGTTAAACCACGGGTGGGGTCTCCTACAAGGCGTTCCATGGCTCCTCAGTCACTTCGCAATCCTACTC CAATGATGTCCAGTGTCCTTGAGCCTTCGCAATTAGGAAGAAGTATTCTGCAATCCACAATCTTAGATGGTCACTGTCTTCGCCCTGACTTTGATGTGTCTGCCATTAAAG ACAAGACAGTGTTACAAAATGCAGCAGTAGAACCTGAAAGAAACGATGAACATGAAAAGAGACTCCTAGAGATGCAGACCTTCTTGTTGGCTTACCTCACAGCCAAG ATGGAGAATAATAGCCAGAAATTGAAGGCGGAGGCAGAGGGGCATATTATAGCcgtgatggaggaagaggagctgctacGGAAAGAAGTCCATGAGAAGAAGCGCCAGTACCTCCTCCTGGAGAAGAACAAGCAGCTGGACGACCTGCTCGATTTACAG ATCACAGCACTAACTCCTGTGGCTAATGCCGCCAAGCAGTTCACACAGGAATACAAGTCTTTTGCCACCGCAGTTGACACCACACGACATGAGCTACCAGTGAAGAACTTCTACATGGACGGGGATAGAATGACATTTCTGG ATAAAGCCACTGCTAGCCTGAAGGAGAGTGAGGAAGTGTTGCTGCAGTGCACACAGGGACCTCACCGTGGCAATGAGAAATCTGCTGAGTGCCTGAGAGGGATGAAAACTGCTGCACAGGACATCAGCAAGCAGCTCTCAGG GGGTTTTTCAGAGTTATTGGAGCTGTCATCATTGGTCAGTCGCCAGACGGTTCAGATTCAACAGGCCTTGGAAGAGGAGCAGCTTGGATTGACAAGAGTTCAAGAACTCTATTGCCCCAAACAGTGA
- the rex1bd gene encoding required for excision 1-B domain-containing protein: protein MVPTDFQALVHRFYAVQAERVEAYRLFDEGHEAYLRTGPHYDFDHYRQLVHEITQAFCGLSKEVLEIKERLHQDFDRPDLSEHIDKLQKKEKQKLELTAKLQLAKQKAQDHPEDEGCQEKIQEVKQDIIKNKEALSDILQDFKYDSEESV from the exons ATG GTACCCACAGATTTTCAAGCATTGGTCCATCGATTTTATGCCGTTCAAGCTGAAAGGGTTGAAGCGTACAGGCTTTTTGACGA AGGCCATGAAGCATACTTGAGGACAGGGCCCCACTATGACTTTGACCACTACAGGCAGCTGGTACATGAGATAACGCAGGCATTCTGTGGCCTCTCAAAGGAGGTGCTAGAGATAAAGGAGCGGCTGCACCAAGACTTTGACCGTCCAGATCTCTCCGAACACATTGACAAGCTGCAGAAAAAAGAAAAGCAGAAGCTTGAACTG ACGGCTAAGCTGCAGCTGGCAAAGCAGAAGGCTCAGGATCACCCAGAAGACGAGGGCTGTCAGGAGAAGATCCAGGAGGTCAAGCAGGA CATCATAAAGAATAAGGAGGCCCTGAGTGACATCCTGCAGGACTTTAAATACGACTCCGAGGAGTCTGTGTGA